Within Vicia villosa cultivar HV-30 ecotype Madison, WI linkage group LG1, Vvil1.0, whole genome shotgun sequence, the genomic segment TCCAAAACCTATTTCCATACAATCCAAAATGATACATGTGAAGTTTCATTTGGGACAACAGAAAACGTAATAGCAGATAGAAAGCATATATTTCAATGATTATAATACAGTGAATTCCCTGAAGGACCAAACTGAGGCACAGCCAAGGAACACAACTAAACATAAAACTCATGGTCATCTGTGGAAGCTAAATTAACTTAGAATAGAAGATAATTCATAAAACTTGTATTTCATAATTTTAGCTGCAgtaaaaaattcaattttgtcATATTCACGAATGAAGACATTTTCACACATGACTTCAACTTTAACCAAGCAGTAATAGAAAGGCAGATAACTCTATCATTTCAATATTTTGGAAAAGGAACCACTGTATTTCAACTGAAAACAAGCCAAGAGGACTATTTTCACTGCCCCCTACTCCACTTCCCTTAATTGCTCATGAGCAACAACTTTCTTCCACCATTCCAATTTGAAAACCAGCAGTTtgtaattcatataaaatatggtttattattttgaaaaccaGCAAGTACATTAACTAattgttattttctaaaattatatCCAAATCAAACTATAAAGATACAGAAGTACACAgacaatttataaaataaacaatagacgGACCTGGGGAATTATGTGCTGCATAGCCCACTCAGGACCAAACTCTTCGGCTAGACGTTTCAAGTTGTTAGCAGCTGCTTCACGAATTGAATGAACCTATACAAACAAAAATAGTAATGTGAAATATGCAGTTTTTAAAACGCTACCATACTACCAAGTGAAGAGCACAAACCTTATCCTGTAACCACTGCATGCAAAGAGCACCCAATTTATCGTCAAAAAATCCAACCCCCAATTGACTTGCCAACAAGGGTATATACTCTATAATTGCAAGCCGAACCCTCCAATGTCTATCCTCTGCAAGCTCAACAATGGCGGGTAATAATGATTGAGATAACAGGTCGATTCCAATCACCTGTAAGAATAGCTTGTTTAATATGACATTGAAATGTTTTCTTCGTTAAGTATATATGTGTAGCATGCAGAAGTAAGACAAAAACAAATAGGTTCTGTGCTAAATTGATATCAGAGGAAAGGAAACAATTTTCAATAGTTTATAAgcattctgaaaattaaaacaaCTCCAGAAACAAAGACAACCTGATTCACTTGATCAAGCTTGCTGATGATGTTTAGGCGCACATCAGGAAATTCATCCTTCAGAAGGGATAGGAAAATAGGAAGAAGCTGCTCAATTGTTGCTTCCTGCATTGAAGATAAAGTAGGAGTAAGAACCACATTTGCACTAAAAGCCAGTACCACAATGATCAGGAAAAAAAATTGCTTGAGGACAATCTTTTAATGCACAAGAGAGGAAAGGCAATAATTAACTGAAAATCTAAAAATACAAGATTAGTTGcagaattaaattattaatatccAATAAACTAATATAAGTTTTCatactaccaaaaggaagaagcaaGATACTATTAAGTGTCTACACTGTGCAGTCAAACATAAAAATATAGATTGCTAAGAAACAAAGCAACATTTAGAAATGACACATGAAATGTGAGAGAAACAAGACAGGACATGTGAGACATTCCTAACATTCACCTAGTTTATGACCTTGTTAATTTAGAAGGCATAAACACTGCTTTAAACCTAGATTTAACATTAAGATATTTTCTCTGTTATAGACTGGGAGAATGGGGGAAGGTGGTGACTTTTAAGGTGAATCTGATTAAATGCTATACAAGGTTATCAATCCCACAGCATGACATATGCCCCTCCCACTTGCAAAAGACATATTTAAGTAGCTAGTTGTTCAGATTTTCAATGGCCTACACACCACAATCAGGTGGCATATATGAAAACAGTGAAATATACAACCAAAATTCGGCTCAGTTTATGAGTTACATACTcagaagaaaaataatattttaagccccaacaacagatttgacttttgAGATACGGATACTGTATATTAATGTCGAAGTCAAAATTACTGCAGAAACTGGCATCTGACACTTATACCTTTCCCAATACTGGAGCCATTCCCATTATTACTGAAGCCAGAGCTGAGCGGACATGTTGTGAAGAATCTGATGACAATTCCTGCAAAAGTTGTTCAATTTAGAATGTAAAATTATACAACCAAAACAAAAGAGAGCCTTCATATATATGGTAAAACATCCATCAGAATTTCTTTTTCAAAGATGCACACCTTGACACAAGGAAGAATATGCTGAATTGCAAGATCTGGACTTAAAATCCGGCAAAACTTGGTCACTTTCCCAGCAGCTGCTATGCGTACCTCAGCCTCATTATCTCGAAGCAATCGAACATAGGCAGGGACCAACTCCGCTCTTtgcaaaaaaatagtttttacatGTTAAAACctcaagagagaaagagagaatattGACAGGGCTTTAGAGTTGGCCGAATTATATGCAAGAAAAAACCAATGCTGGAACATGTTTTGGCATTATAACATTGTCGTGAAAATTAAGATCCAACATAGTGAACTCGGATCGCAAGTCATAATAAAATATACAGTAACTGTAATATTTGACTAAAAAATAATACCTGGTAGGTTCAGGGCCTACAGCTTCGCAGAGCTCATACAATTGATTTGCAACCATGTAACGCACACGCCATGACTTATCCTGCCATGATAAAATAAATcacatcaaataaataattagcTAAAAGTATTTGGTAATGTGCAATATAACATTGTACAAagatgcaaatccaaaagtctgtGTGTTTGGGAGTTCGGAACTAAGACGATGGAAAGAAAGAGGGCATTTTTTGGTGAAGGGACTAAGAGAATGTTTGGTTTGCCTATTTGAGCTTATTTGTTGGCATAAGAACTTATGAGACTGTTTAGAAgagcttatgaaaacaacttatgacatgttCCTAAGCTTTTTTCAAcctattttcataagttctccaATATAGCTATTGAAGGTATAAGCTTTGTTAGTATTAGCCTAGCTTTGTAACTGACAGCTGTCAGTCTCAATAGGATATTACCTGCTATCACAGGTTTATCACCTGTGCTATATAATGCACAAGTGCTCTTTGTAACCGAAATCAATCAATGAAAATACCaattctgttataacagaaaaTGAAATTCTCTCTTTGTCTTTCTATtttctctaatatggtatcatacTTCTGAATCGGTCCATGGCTTTCGTTACTCCGCCGCCATCGCCGCCGCACTCTAACCTTGGTTCACCGGACGATCCGCCGGTGGCGCCACCGGTTTCTGACGATTCTCGTCGTCTTCACTTCTCGCTCAAGATCGCGCAGAAGCTAGATGAAAAGAACTTTCATCTATGGCGCCAACAGGTGGAGCCGTATATCAATGCTCATGATCTCACCGATCTGGTGGTCTGTGCTCGTGTTCCTCCTAAATTTCTTTCTGAAGCTGCTCGCCGTGCCGGTTCGTTCAATCCGGCGTACTCCGCGTGGATCCACAAGGATCAGATGCTTCTCTCGTTGCTTCAGTCCACGTTATCGAGCGAGATCCTCTCACGCGTGCTTGGATGCTCGCATTCGCACGAACTTTGGGATCGTTTATTCAGCTACTTCCAGAAACAAACTCGTGCCAGAGCGCGTCATCTTCGTGTTGAATTGCGTGCTCTTACACTTGATACTCTCTCTGTTCAGGAATATCTCCTGAAGATTCGCACAATTGTTGATGCCTTAGCTTCCATTGGAGATCCTATTCCTCTATCTCATCACATTGACGTTATTTTGGAAGGTTTGCCAGTTGAATTTGCTCCTGTTGTATCTGTTGTTGAGAGCAAATTTGGTGTTATGGATCTGGATGAAGTTGAAATTCTGTTGTTAGCTCATGAACTTCGTCTCAACAAATTCAAGAAACAATCTCCTCCAGATCTGGTATCACTCAACCTCACTCATTCTGTTGCTCCCTCCACTTCTCCTGAAGAGCCTCCCTCACCTACAGTTGCTTCCTCTACTCCTATTGCGTCCTCTCAGCCTGTGCAGGAGACTTCTTCATTTCGAGGTGGTAGGAGTGCTCGTGGTGGCAGATTCTATAGAGGCAGAGGTGGTAGAGTCTCTACATCTCAAATTCAGTGTCAGGTTTGCTCCAAACCTGGTCATACTGCGTTGCAATGCTGGCACAGGTTTAATCATCAGTTTCAGACTTCTGCTCCACAAGCATCCACTCCCTATGTGCAACCTCAGTGGCCTGGTGCTGGTGTCTATTACACTCAGGCTCCTCAAGCTGCACCTCGACCTTCTCCTTATGTGTGGGCTCGTCTTCCTGTGACTGGTGTTCCAGCTTCAGTTCCTGCAGCTTCTGCAGCTGTTCCTACAGCCATTGCTCAGGCTCCAAGTACTTTTGTGGCCAGTTCAGGGCCCTCATCTTCAGGTTCCTGGTTTCCTGACTCAGGAGCATCATATCATGTTACCAATGATGCCTCCAACTTGCAGCAGTTAACTCCTTTTGAGGGACATGATCAGATATATGTAGGCAATGGACAAGGTCTGCCTATTCACACTGCTGGCTCTAGTTCTTTTCCCTCTCCTTTACATCCTCCCACACATCTCACACTTAAGAACCTTCTTCATGTTCCATCTATAACCAAAAATCTGCTTAGTGTCAGTCAGTTTACTAAAGATAATAATGTCTATTTTATCTTTTCTGCTAATCACTGTCTTGTTAAATGTCAGGTGTCTAATGCTACTTTACTAGAAGGTCATGTGGGTGCTGATGGTCTGTATGAGTTTCCTTCCATCAATGTCTCCAAGTCTGCTAAGTCTCCTTTGGCTTCCATTTCCAAGTCTTTCAATAATGTTGCACATAGTGCTTATTCTGTTTCTGTAAATTCTAGTTTGCCCTACATGTGGCATCTTAGGCTTGGGCATCCTAATACACATGCTCTTAGACTTGTTTTACAACAATGTAATATTCCATTTACTAATAAAGCCAATGATCTTTTTTGTTCAGCTTGTTGTGTTGGTAAATCACATAGAATTCACTCACCTACTTCACACACTGTGTACACTCAACCTCTTGAGTTGATTTACACTGACCTTTGGGGTCCATCTCCTTTTAAGTCCACTTCTGGCTATTTCTATTATATCTCCTTTGTAGATGCTTACTCCAAGTTCACTTGGCTGTATCTTATTAAGAATAAGTCTGAGGCTTTGTCTGTGTTTCAGAAATTTAAGGCTATGGTTGAACTGCAGCTCAATCTTCCCATCAAAGCTGTTCAATCTGACTGGGGTGGGGAGTTTAGACCTTTTGCTAACTATTTGTCTGCCTCAGGAATAGTTCATAGACTGATTTGTCCTCATACACACCATCAGAATGGTGTGGTTGAGAGAAAACATAGGCATATTGTTGATTTAGGGCTTACTTTACTCAGTCAAGCATCTCTTCCTCTCTCTTATTGGGACTATGCCTTTTCCACTGCAGTTTACCTTATTAACAGGCTGCCATCTGCTTCAGTGCAGTTTGCCATTCCCTTTACACTCTTGTTTCATCAGCAGCCTGATTATGGCTTTCTTAAAGTGTTTGGCTGTTCTTGTTTTCCTCTCTTAAGACCATATAACACTCATAAGTTGGCCTTTAGGTCTCAAGAGTGTTTGTTTTTGGGTTACTCTACCTCTCATAAGGGGTATAGATGCTTAGCTCCAAATGGTAGGCTGTACATCTCTAAGGATGTGGTCTTTAATGAATCTAAATTTCCCTTCCCTGACCTTTTCTCAAATTCTGTGCCTACTGAATCTCCTTCTACCTCTTTGGCTCCCAGCTGTTCTAGTCCTATTCTCAGTTCTCTTACTCCACAACTTAATAGAGTTCCACCTAGTCCCTCTTCCTCTCCTCCCTCTAATTCCCTTTCTGATAGTTCTGTTCCTCAACCTAATTCTGGTATTTCTACCTCTAGTCCTGAATcagttccttctgatgctggttccAGCAGTCCCACCCTCTCCCAGTCTTCTGCTTCTGCTCCTTCTATTCCTCCTCATGCTATTCCTGTGTCTCAAATCCCTGTCAACAATCATCCCATGCAGACTAGAGCTAAATCTGGCTTTATTCAGCCTAGATTGGAACCTAAATTACTGCTTGCTCACACTGAGCCTAGGACTGTAAAACAGGCTCTTGCTGACCCTAATTGGAAGTCAGCTATGCAAGAGGAGTTTGATGCTCTCCAAAAGAACAATACTTGGTCTCTAGTGTCTTTGCCTTCCCACAAAAATGTTATAGGCTGCAAGTGGGTATTTAGGCTTAAAGAGAATCCTGATGGCTCTATTAGTAGGTACAAGGCACGCCCTGTTGCTAAGGGGTTTCATCAGAGGCATGGTCTGGATTTTACTGAAACTTTCTCCCCTGTGGTTAAGCCTATAACTATCAGGGTAATCCTTACCATTGCCATTACTCACAGGTGGCCACTTCACCAGCTTGATGTCAACAATGCCTTCTTGAATGGCTTGCTGTCTGAAGAAGTGTACATGGAACAGCCTCAAGGTTTCCTTCATTCTGACTCATCTCTTGTGTGCAAGCTCAATAAAGCACTCTATGGCCTTAAACAGGCCCCTAGGCAATGGTTTGAAAGATTGCAGTCCGCTCTTATTCAGCTACATTTCAGGCCTAGCAAATGTGATCCCTCTCTTTTTACCTATTTCTCCAAAGGCCATTCTCTTTATCTtcttgtctatgttgatgacattattCTCACTGGCAGCTCTCCTGCTCTCCTCAAGGAAGTTATCTCCAAACTGAATTCTGCATTCTCTCTTAAACACCTTGGTGAGCTTGATTACTTCCTTGGAATAGAGGTTAAACATACTGCTCAGGGGTCTCTTTTGCTGACTCAAACTAAATACCTTAGGGATTTATTGCAGAAAACTCATATGCTTGAGTCTAGCCCTGTTTCTACTCCCATGCAGTCTACTTGCAAGCTGACTAAAACTGGTTCTGCAGCTTTCTCTGATCCTTTCATGTACAGGTCTGTGGTTGGTGCCTTGCAGTATGCCACTATTACTAGACCTGATCTAACCTACTCTGTTAACAAAGTATGTCAGTTTATGTCCCACCCCCTTGACACTCACTGGGTTGCAGTCAAGAGAATTCTCAGGTACATCAAGGGCACTCTGCATCATGGCTTGGCTCTTAGTCCTTTGTCTCCTAAAGCCCCTCCTACCCTTCATGTTTTCTGTGATGCAGATTGGGCCTCTGACCCTGATGACAGGCGCAGTACTTCTGGTGCTGCCATCTTTTTTGGGCCCAATCTTATCTCCTGGTGGTCTAAAAAGCAGCCTGTTGTGGCTAGATCTAGTACTGAGTCAGAATACAGAAGTCTAGCTCAAGCTACTGCTGATCTGCTCTGGATTCAGACCTTACTTCTTGAACTCTGCATCACTACCAAACCTCCAGTTGTGTTATGTGACAATCAGTCTGCTGTGCTTTTGGCTCACAATCCTGTTCTTCACTCTAGAACTAAACACATGGAAATTGACCTATTTTTTGTTAGGGAAAAAGTTCTGGCCAAGCAAATTCAAGTGGTGCACATTCCTGGTACTGATCAACTTGCTGATGTTCTTACAAAGCCCCTAGCCTCTACTAAATTTCTTGAATTAATTCACAAACTTAGGGTTGCAAGCCCCCCTTAgtttgtgggggggggggggggggggggggggggggtattgaAGGTATAAGCTGTGTTAGTATTAGCCTAGCTTTGTAACTGACAGCTGTCAGTCTCAATAGGATATTACCTGCTATCACAGGTTTATCACCTGTGCTATATAATGCACAAGTGCTCCTTGTAACCGAAATCAATCAATGAAAATACCaattctgttataacagaaaaTGAAATTCTCTCTTTGTCTTTCTATTTTCTCTAATAGCTAATGAAAACAACTTATAGCGTATACGAAAATAATTTggctttattttcctttaaatatctATAGAGTTAGAGTGGCTATATTCAATAATTAGTTCCAACTTATATTAAATTGATTTATATTCCCAAAATATCTAAACTGAAGTTTTGTCCATCTTCTTTAAACTaacttgtttattttcctttaaatatctATATGGTTAGAATTGCTATAGTAATCCCTACTACAAACACTGAAGTTTCAGTAGCAAGATTGAAAAACAACTGCATTTTCTAACCTATGCTCTGTGGTAGTCATGGATGCATAGGAAGGGCTATTCTACAACATTATCTTATGGAATTTATATGGTGGATAACAATGAGTTGATCCCTAAGAACACTGAGGACGTCACAATCTTTAACAAGTTTTATTGACAACAAACTCCTGAGTTTGGTAAGCAATAAATTCCCTAGCATTTTAAAAGCATAATGGAAGAGAATATGTAAAGAAAAAATTGACCAAATTGAAGTAATAAcaataatgaaaatgcaataaaAATGTAGACTTTAGTAAGAAAGTTCATTACTTCTACGAAAGCTGCAATCGAATGCTGGCGTAAGCAACCATTGCCATTGGGTCAATTCTAAAACTATACAAACAACAAATTCATGACAACAATATTTCCTTTTATCATGTTGACTTATTTTGGAACGTCCATCAATATAAACTAACACACGCTAATGAATGAAGAAACTTGTCATCCAAGTATTCTACTGGCTTCAGCACCACAAATTTTGATCCTAAAGGCACACTCTCTTATAAAATAAAACCGTGTACATGTAACTTGTGGTTGTAACTTTATTTTTAACTCgttgaaattatatttttaaaaacttatctcggaaatatttttgttttcaaataattattGTATGCGGTTGGCCAACAATGAAAGAGATCTTAAGAGTTTGATGTAGATTTCGTGAAAATTAAAAAACGATTCTCACATATGGATGAGTATTAAAAAATTGATATGCCAATGAAGGTTGTCGTAGAAATTTTCCGATACCATGACAAGAGTATAATTGCAATGTTAACACCGCAACGCTCAAGTTATTGAGATCGGAGAGATGAAACTGTCAAAAGTAAATGAATCATAACTAAAAATCGATTGATAGATAGCCATATTTGTTCTGATAGATCTGAAGAATATGAATGAGATAAAGGGAATCCATCAATAATAAGGGGAAACCCCCGATTTCTATCTATTGATAAGACAACTATTCTTGATCCACCAGAAATATTGATGTGTCTGATGGAGTCTACATTGTACATCATACGTAGAGCGCCCTAGCGCAAGCTCTTCTCTGTTTCTGTTCTATTTCTGTTGTTGACCAAATGGCTGCCGTTGATGACCATCTCTAGAAGAGATAGAAGAATGTCTTAATAAGTTGGATGGTGAACAAAATGAAGCAAATGAAGATTTATTGAGTGATTatgattttcaacttgaggattACCTATTCTTAGTGATTTTTACTAGCTTTAGTTGCTTTGTTTGTAATTTGTAGTTATGAGTTTGCAAGACTTTATATATTGACTTATTTTtgcatataaattttttattttctttggttGCCCATCTATGAAGCACGGACTCCAACACAGACACTCCGACACCGATAATGTAAAAAATATAGGACACCGCTATATATATGATAGTATTTGAGTTTTATTTATCTATCTATTATTTAAAGagttaaaaatattctaaatttaTCAATCTATTATTTAAAGAGTTAAAAATATTGTAATCAAAATTAAAGTCTTTAAATCTTTATTTATACATTGTTTCAATACATGTTTAAACCTTTTAGATGTGTGTGAGATTTGTTCAAGAAATGTATAAGGTATGTTGaagtaaagaaaaaaaacattttttatgaaaCACTTGTTTGAATTGCTTGATATGTGTTGTATGAGTGTCATACGAGTGTTGGACATCGATTCAAAGAGTGTCAAATCAAAGAGAAAAAAACCATTTATTTGGGGGACACTTGTCTGACTTTTCCGATACGTGTCGTGCGGGTATCATACATACAATTGGAAGACACCAACGCATGTTTGACACCGCAACACGCCAACTCCTAGAAGTGTTAGTGCTTCATAGTTTCCCATATAGGTTCCCTCTGTTGGAAGAAATCCTATTTGAGGAGTATAAGAAAATAAAGGGCACTAAATGTAGGTACCTCTCTCAGCCGAGATTCAGACCTTGGTTTGCCACATGTATTTGACATGTGATTTATGGTTTTCTCAGCCGAGATTCAGACCTTGGTTTGCCACATGTATTTGACATGTGATTTATGGTTTTCTTTATCTTGTGGTATTTCATATGAATGCATATGAATTTATATGCATGTGTATGagttgtatgaattttgtataatctTAGGATCCGTGTTATGATTTCACATTTAACAACTTTACTTCCCTTTTCCGATTTTGCATAAAATCTTGATTTCAATTACCTTGGATATATGTCATTATAACTAGCTCTCAAGGGAAAGACAGAGAGGAGGGAAGGAGAGCTCTCCAGGGAGTTcttgtaataaaattaaaataactagCTAAGGCTATTGATAACTTAGGATTAAAAAAATTTGAGCATAATgaagaaaattaattaattatagatGAACAATAGTTTCATCCAGCTCTATATGTACCTGAGAGAAATTAACAATAACTGGGAGTATATGTGCAACACAATCTTGTGGCTCCAACAGTTTTCCAAGAGCAGCACATCCCTCCACGGCCAACAATCTGACAGAGTCTTGATCTGACCCAAGTAAAAAATATGATTACATGTTAAAAAAACGAATCACATTCAGAAATATAGATAAACCAGACACACTCTTccacatgaaaaaaaaaaaacataaaatgtttatttagtaCCGTCTTGAGTAAGATCGTCAAAAATTGACATGATGTCAACCTTCAAATGAGTATACTCAACAGTTGCAGCAAATTTCCCAAGATTTGTTGCAGCAGATCTTCTAACCATAGGCATGTCATCCTGACATAACTGACTGTATATTGATCTCAACTCTGTCTTTGTGGCCTCTGGTGCACTAGGGTAAGCAATATGGAATAGACCACATGCAGAGACTCGAGCAGTAAACCATTCACCTGCCGCCAATCTCTGAAAAACAGAAATCATAGCATGAATTGGATAGACTGTTCTATTCTACTAACATAATAAATGGGAACTGGCAGGACATAACGCATCTTAAATAATGCTAGATTCGGTAGCTAATTTATGAAGTCAAATAAGGGGCTCATCAAGCATCATTGAAATTTGCATTTAGATTGATGAAAAGAACATTAACTAACCTTCACCAACGGTATAAAATATTCGACCAAATCACTCTCCCTCATTTGAGATCCAATTCGACAAAGCGACTCAACAGCTTTATCCCTCACACACGTCTCCTCAACACTACAAAACGC encodes:
- the LOC131642538 gene encoding serine/threonine-protein phosphatase 2A 65 kDa regulatory subunit A beta isoform, with the translated sequence MSMADEPLYPIAVLIDELKNDDIQLRLNSIRRLSTIARALGEERTRKELIPFLTENNDDDDEVLLAMAEELGVFIPYVGGVDHASALLPPLEAFCSVEETCVRDKAVESLCRIGSQMRESDLVEYFIPLVKRLAAGEWFTARVSACGLFHIAYPSAPEATKTELRSIYSQLCQDDMPMVRRSAATNLGKFAATVEYTHLKVDIMSIFDDLTQDDQDSVRLLAVEGCAALGKLLEPQDCVAHILPVIVNFSQDKSWRVRYMVANQLYELCEAVGPEPTRAELVPAYVRLLRDNEAEVRIAAAGKVTKFCRILSPDLAIQHILPCVKELSSDSSQHVRSALASVIMGMAPVLGKEATIEQLLPIFLSLLKDEFPDVRLNIISKLDQVNQVIGIDLLSQSLLPAIVELAEDRHWRVRLAIIEYIPLLASQLGVGFFDDKLGALCMQWLQDKVHSIREAAANNLKRLAEEFGPEWAMQHIIPQVLEMTNNPHYLYRMTILRAISLLAPVMGSEVTCSKLLPAVVAASKDRVPNIKFNVAKVLESIFPIVDQSVVEKTIRPCLVELSEDPDVDVRFFSTQALQAIDHVMMSS